A stretch of Castanea sativa cultivar Marrone di Chiusa Pesio chromosome 2, ASM4071231v1 DNA encodes these proteins:
- the LOC142623265 gene encoding protein LIKE COV 2-like — MAEEKESTSVPLSQAGNGGEDPEDPAKSPPSSPNSSTRKACCFVLQSWVSKKFMTGCVVLFPVAVTFFITWWFIQFVDGFFSPIYDQLGFDIFGLGFITSLLFVFLVGVFVSSWIGGTLFSIGEWFIKRMPFIRHIYSASKQISSAISPDQNTTAFKEVAIIRHPRVGEYAFGFITSTVILQRDNEDEELCSVFVPTNHLYIGDILLVNSNEIIRPNLSIREGIEIIVSGGMTMPQTISPLERVARQNDRIPLNRIT; from the exons ATGGCGGAAGAAAAGGAATCGACTTCAGTTCCTCTGAGTCAAGCTGGTAATGGTGGTGAAGATCCAGAGGATCCAGCAAAGTCTCCTCCTTCCTCTCCCAACTCTTCCACTCGCAAG GCATGCTGTTTTGTTCTTCAGAGTTGGGTTTCAAAGAAGTTTATGACTGGATG TGTAGTTCTTTTTCCGGTTGCagttacattttttattacatggtggtttattcaatttgttgatGGTTTCTTCAGTCCAATATACGACCAGCTTGGTTTTGACATatttg GACTTGGGTTTATCACATCTTTACTCTTTGTATTCCTTGTTGGTGTTTTTGTTTCGTCATGGATTGGTGGTACTCTTTTCTCAATTGGAGAATGGTTTATAAAGCGAATGCCTTTCATTAGGCATATATACTCAGCCTCCAAACAAATTAGTTCTGCGATTTCTCCAG ACCAAAATACCACGGCTTTCAAAGAGGTTGCAATTATCCGTCATCCACGTGTTGGTGAATATGCCTTTGGTTTTATCACATCAACTGTCATCCTTCAG AGAGATAACGAAGATGAAGAATTATGTAGTGTCTTTGTCCCAACAAATCATCTATATATTGGAGATATATTACTAGTTAATTCCAATGAAATCATCAGACCAAATCTTTCTATCCGAGAAGGAATAG AGATCATTGTTTCTGGGGGTATGACAATGCCACAAACAATTTCTCCTTTGGAAAGGGTTGCTCGACAGAATGACAGAATCCCTTTGAATAGAATAACCTAA